The genomic interval GCCTGCGCGAGATCGGCGACATGCAGCGTCTTGTCTCCCGCGCGGTGTACGGCTCTGCCAACGGGCGCGACCTGCACGCGCTGGCCCTGTGCTGCGCGCAGCTGCCGAACCTGACAGCGCTGCTGAAGGATGTGCACAGTGCGGCCCTGCGCGATATTGCGCAGATGGATACGCTCGCCGATCTCTGCGCGCGCATCGACCGCGCCATCTGCGACGAACCGCCGTTTTCCGTGCGCGAGGGCGGCATCCTCCGCCCAGGCTACAGCGAGGAGGTTGACCGCCTGCGCAACGTGCGCGACCACGGCGCGCAGACCGTCGCCGAGCTCGAGCAGCGCGAGCGCGAGCGCACCGGCGCGAAAAAGCTCAAGGTCGGCTACAACAAGGTTTTTGGCTACTACATCGACATTCCGAACAGCGCGGGCGTCACCGAGTTGCCGGACGACTATATCCGCAAGCAGACGCTGGTGTCGAGCGAGCGCTATTTCACGCGCGAGCTCAAAGACCTCGAGAACACGCTCCTGACGGCGCGCGAGCGCATCGCGGAGCTGGAGTACACGCTCTTCAACGAGGTGCGCCAGCTCGTCGCGGGCGAGGTCGCGCGCGTGCAGGCGGCGGCGGACGCCGTGGCCCGGCTCGACGCGCTGTGCTCGCTGGCGGAGACGGCGGTGAAAAACCACTACGTCTGCCCCGAGGTCGATCTCTCGCGCATGCTCGATATCCGCGAGGGGCGTCACCCCGTTGTCGAGCAGGCGCAGAAGGACAGTCTCTTTGTCCCGAACGACACGTTCCTCAACGACGCGGACGACCGCGTCGCCATCGTGACCGGGCCGAACATGGCCGGTAAATCCACGTATATGCGCCAGACTGCGCTCATCGTGCTCATGGCGCAGATGGGCTCGTTCGTCCCGGCCAAGAGCGCCGTCATCGGCGTGGTCGACCGCGTGTTCACGCGCATCGGCGCGTCCGACGATCTCGCCGCCGGGCAGAGCACGTTCATGGTCGAGATGAGCGAGATGGCCAACATCCTCCGCCACGCCACGGCGCAGAGCCTGCTCATCCTTGATGAGATCGGCCGCGGCACGTCCACCTATGACGGCATGGCCATTGCCCGCGCGGTGCTCGAATACTGCGCCGACCCCCGCCGCCTCGGCGCCAAGACCATGTTCGCCACGCACTACCACGAGCTGACCGCGCTCGAGCAGACGCTGCCCGGCGTGCGCAACTACAACATTACGGCCAAAAAGCAGGGCGGCACGCTGCTGTTCCTGCGCAAGATCGTCGCCGGTGCGGCCGACGACAGCTACGGCATCGAGGTCGCCAAGCTCGCCGGCGTGCCCGACGCGATCATTACGAAGGCCAAGACCTACCTGCGCGAGCTGGAGTCCGGCGCGACGGAGCTGGCCGCGCCCGCCCACGCGGCGCAGGATGCGGCGCAGATGACGCTCGGCGACGCGGCCGGGGACGAAATCGCCGAGCAGCTGCGCAGCATCGACCTCAACACGATCACGCCACTCGAGGCCATGCGCCTGCTCTTTGAGCTGCAGCAGAAAGCGAGGGGCTGACGTGGAACATCCCAACACGGCGTGGACAGACCCCATGCCGCGCGGCGCGCGCATCGCGGGCTGGGTGTATTTCCCCATCCATGCGGTCGTGCTGCCGCTGACGCTCGGTATGCTGCTCCTGGCGGTGCTCGGTGAGCTGCCGTCGGACGTGACGTGCAACGTTTTGTACTATCTCTGCGGCCTTGTGTTCACGCTCATCGCCATGTGGCGGTTTCTGCGCCGCAGCTTTGACACGATGGTCGGCAGCATCCTGCGCTGCCTCGGCATGATGTTTGCCGCCTACGGCATCGACGTGCTGCTCTCGCTCGTGCTGCAGCTCGGCACGAGCCTCATCGGCGAGCTGCCCGTGCCGAACAACGATGCCGTGACCGGCCTCGCCCGGACGGACTACAAGCGCATGATCGCCGTCGCGGTGCTCATGGCGCCGCTCGTGGAGGAGTGCCTGTTTCGCGGCGTGGTCTTCGGCACGATCCGGCCGAAGAGCCGCTTTTGGGCCTATGCCGCGTCGATCGCGCTCTTCTCGCTCTACCATGTCTGGCAGTATGTGCTCGTGTATCAGGATCCGAAGCTGCTGCTCTCGGCGCTGGCGTATGTGCCGGTGTCGGCCGCGCTCACGTTCTGCTATGAGCAGACGCGCTCGATCTGGTCGCCGGTGTTTTTCCACATGTGCATCAACGCGCTCTCACTCACGGTGCTCGCCGGGTGAGGGCAGAAAAAACCGCCGCTTTCCGAAGAGGAAAGCGGCGGTTTTGAGTTTGTCGGAAAAACCGGAGGTTTTCCAGACAAAAGGCTTGCAGTCTGCTGCGCGCAGAATTTGTGTGCCTGTGGCGCACAAATTCCACACTTGCAGTCTGAGCAGTATTTTCTCTCACGCACATGTCGCGCGAGAAAATGATTGCACTTTTTTGCCGCCTGCGGGCGGCAAACTCTGCGAGGCTTTTTTATACTTCTTTTTTCTCGTACACGCAAAACTGATAGCCCACGCCGTCGTGCTCCGCGCGCGGCTCGGCGGATACGCAGCGCCACGCGGGGTCGGCGTCCAGATCCGGAAAAAACACGTCCGAGTGGGGCGCGGCGTCGATTTTCGTGACGTATACGCGCGTCAGGTGGGGGAACATCTGCCGAAACACGCTGTCTCCGCCGATGACGAAGCAGCGGTCATACTGCGCGGCGGCGGCCGCGGCCTCCGCCTGGGAGTGTACCACCTGCGCGCCCTCGATCACGATGTTCTGCCGCGTGAGCACGAGGTTTTCGCGCCCCGGCAGCGGCCTGCCGCCCGGAAAATCGTCCAGCGTGCGTCGGCCGACGATCACGGCCGCGCCCATCGTCAGCTCGCGGAAGCGGCGGCGGTCGGCCGGGATCACGAGCGGCTGCGTGCCCTTGGCCCCGATGCCCCAGTCGGCATAGACGGCGACGATCGCATCCATGGCTCAGTCCCCCTTACACCGCGATGGGGATCTTCCCCGTGAACTCGCTGTATTCGTACCCCTCGACGCGGAAGCTGTCGCGGGTGAAGGCGTAAAAATCGTGCACGTCCGGGTCGATGAAAAACTGCGGTGCCGGTTTCGGCTCGTTCTGGATCAGCTGCTCGATGACCGGCACGTGGCGGTCGTAGATGTGCGCGTCGGCAATGACGTGCACCAGCTCGCCCGCCTGCAGACCGGACACCTGCGCGAACATGTGCACGAGCACGGCGTACTGCACGACGTTCCAGTTGTTCGCCGCGAGCATGTCCTGGCTGCGCTGGTTGAGGATGGCGTTGAGCGTGTTGCCCGAGACGTTGAACGTCATCGAGTACGCGCACGGATAGAGCGCCATCTCGTGCAGATCCTCGAACGTATAAATATTCGTCAGGATGCGGCGGGAGGCAGGGTTGTGCTTCAGGTCGTAGAGCACGCGGTCCACCTGGTCGAATTCACCCTCGGGATACTGGTGCTTGACGCCGAGCTGGTAGCCGTAGGCCTTGCCGATCGAGCCGGTCTCGTCGGCCCACTGATCCCAGATGTGGCCGCGCAGGTCGTGGATGTTGTTCGACTTCTGCTGCCAGATCCACAGCAGCTCGTCCACGGCGGTCTTCCAGTAGGTCCGCCGCAACGTCAGCAGCGGAAATTCTTTGGACAGGTCATAGCGGTTGACGATGCCGAACTTTTTGACCGTGTGCGCCGGCGCGCCGTCGTCCTCCCAGTGGGGGCGCACCGCCTGATCGGTGTCCCAGACGCCGTGCGTCAGAATGTCGCGGCAGTTGCGGATAAAGACCTCGTCTGCGTAGCTCATCGTTCGGCTCCTTTCAAATAACACTTTGAAACAATAGTTTATCATATTA from Clostridiales bacterium carries:
- the thyA gene encoding thymidylate synthase translates to MSYADEVFIRNCRDILTHGVWDTDQAVRPHWEDDGAPAHTVKKFGIVNRYDLSKEFPLLTLRRTYWKTAVDELLWIWQQKSNNIHDLRGHIWDQWADETGSIGKAYGYQLGVKHQYPEGEFDQVDRVLYDLKHNPASRRILTNIYTFEDLHEMALYPCAYSMTFNVSGNTLNAILNQRSQDMLAANNWNVVQYAVLVHMFAQVSGLQAGELVHVIADAHIYDRHVPVIEQLIQNEPKPAPQFFIDPDVHDFYAFTRDSFRVEGYEYSEFTGKIPIAV
- a CDS encoding dihydrofolate reductase, which produces MDAIVAVYADWGIGAKGTQPLVIPADRRRFRELTMGAAVIVGRRTLDDFPGGRPLPGRENLVLTRQNIVIEGAQVVHSQAEAAAAAAQYDRCFVIGGDSVFRQMFPHLTRVYVTKIDAAPHSDVFFPDLDADPAWRCVSAEPRAEHDGVGYQFCVYEKKEV
- a CDS encoding CPBP family intramembrane metalloprotease, giving the protein MEHPNTAWTDPMPRGARIAGWVYFPIHAVVLPLTLGMLLLAVLGELPSDVTCNVLYYLCGLVFTLIAMWRFLRRSFDTMVGSILRCLGMMFAAYGIDVLLSLVLQLGTSLIGELPVPNNDAVTGLARTDYKRMIAVAVLMAPLVEECLFRGVVFGTIRPKSRFWAYAASIALFSLYHVWQYVLVYQDPKLLLSALAYVPVSAALTFCYEQTRSIWSPVFFHMCINALSLTVLAG
- the mutS gene encoding DNA mismatch repair protein MutS, translated to MAELTPMKRQYYEIKQRNPDCLLFFRLGDFYEMFDDDARLAARELDLTLTTRDRNVEDPAERTPMCGVPYHSAEAYIGRLIAKGYKVAICEQLEDPALAKGLVDRDVIRIITPGTVTASSMLEENKSNYLCAVYLSAQSGGTAFCDLSTGEFCAANYPADAVSHILNELGRFAPREAVCADAAAENDDIRTFLTKRLGSLIEAGGDRFEYMAAAARVCEQFGVQSTDALGLGEAPAAVCAAGALLAYLHETQKCDLGHIRRLELLGDDHYMELDYTTRRNLELTENLRSGEKRGSLLWVLDKTKTPMGGRLLRAWVERPLLSPVQIRRRLGAVEELVGDNVLRGELIRCLREIGDMQRLVSRAVYGSANGRDLHALALCCAQLPNLTALLKDVHSAALRDIAQMDTLADLCARIDRAICDEPPFSVREGGILRPGYSEEVDRLRNVRDHGAQTVAELEQRERERTGAKKLKVGYNKVFGYYIDIPNSAGVTELPDDYIRKQTLVSSERYFTRELKDLENTLLTARERIAELEYTLFNEVRQLVAGEVARVQAAADAVARLDALCSLAETAVKNHYVCPEVDLSRMLDIREGRHPVVEQAQKDSLFVPNDTFLNDADDRVAIVTGPNMAGKSTYMRQTALIVLMAQMGSFVPAKSAVIGVVDRVFTRIGASDDLAAGQSTFMVEMSEMANILRHATAQSLLILDEIGRGTSTYDGMAIARAVLEYCADPRRLGAKTMFATHYHELTALEQTLPGVRNYNITAKKQGGTLLFLRKIVAGAADDSYGIEVAKLAGVPDAIITKAKTYLRELESGATELAAPAHAAQDAAQMTLGDAAGDEIAEQLRSIDLNTITPLEAMRLLFELQQKARG